A stretch of the Corylus avellana chromosome ca6, CavTom2PMs-1.0 genome encodes the following:
- the LOC132184949 gene encoding uncharacterized protein LOC132184949, which yields MALEWVVLGYAAAAEVVMILLLTLPGLDPLRKGLVSATRALLRPFLSVVPFCLFLLLDIYWKYETRPSCESGSACTPSEHLRHQKSIMKSQRNGVLIASALLFYWVLYSVTSLVGRVEELKYRVEKLKEDWD from the coding sequence ATGGCGCTGGAGTGGGTAGTGCTAGGCTACGCCGCGGCCGCAGAGGTGGTAATGATCCTCCTGCTGACCCTTCCAGGCCTCGACCCTCTCCGCAAGGGCCTCGTCTCCGCCACCAGAGCCCTCCTCAGACCCTTTCTCTCAGTGGTCCCGTTCTGCCTCTTCTTGCTCCTCGACATCTACTGGAAGTACGAGACAAGGCCGTCGTGTGAGTCCGGCAGTGCCTGCACTCCATCGGAGCATCTTCGCCACCAAAAGTCCATCATGAAGAGCCAGAGGAATGGGGTTTTGATCGCTTCGGCGCTGCTCTTCTACTGGGTTTTGTACTCGGTGACCAGTCTTGTGGGTCGGGTGGAGGAGTTGAAGTATCGGGTCGAGAAGTTGAAGGAGGATTGGGATTAG